In Aquiflexum balticum DSM 16537, a single genomic region encodes these proteins:
- a CDS encoding multicopper oxidase domain-containing protein, with the protein MNLRFYYILTISFSLLSLSTRAQNLTEKSVEGNTDNLPVREYAISINELAVNKAGKEVMGMAINGSVPGPTLTFTEGEYAVIYVKNEMDEETSIHWHGLLLPNFYDGVPYLTTPPIAPGETQKYEFPLKQAGTYWYHSHTMLQEQSGVFGSIVIHPKEETLAYDKELVIMLSDWTNEKPMNVLRFLKRGTEWYNWRKGTATPLNQVIARGAMGAQLNFWRQRMESADIADIYYPAFLVNGEQVQEYPNFKPGEKVRLRIINGAASTSFWMTFGGEEPTLVAADGLNVEPVKRNKTFIAIAETYDFIVSIPESGKMEFRATAQDGSGTASAFLGQGEVLAAEDVPRPDKIGMMMQMAKMDMRMGAPALKFNPKKDDPQKMMENWGMQMKGDKNPDNDMPGMNMAGNKEEVSQMDHSSMDMSDDKNSKMDPPSAPMAEMPGMENMDMFSEYNYNYLKSPNKTVYEKDVPVNEILLNLTGNMNRYIWSMNGIPLSETDKIKIKERQITRITLNNLTMMHHPMHLHGHFFRVINENGDYSPLKHTVNVPPMQKVTIEFYGNEYGDWFFHCHLLYHVMGGMARVVSYDTPEDPRMKPFPISKLIHETNRFYSWGMADVASHNTTVNLTTSNIRNQFNLSMEYGWNQNLEAEFSYEYYLYDYLRVFGGINVENTTRNSLDDMKTIAVAGIRWFTPYMFNVDLRIDNELRPRIGIGRSLMIFPKLSIFGYYEYQIDAGLVNGLEAGQNYKEEIVWSAGAQYMLSKNFSLMTSYDNRFGAGGGLSVMF; encoded by the coding sequence ATGAACTTAAGATTCTACTATATTTTGACCATTTCTTTTTCGTTGCTTAGCCTGTCTACGAGGGCACAAAACCTCACTGAAAAATCAGTCGAAGGCAACACTGATAATCTTCCTGTAAGAGAATATGCCATTTCCATAAATGAGCTGGCAGTGAACAAGGCAGGCAAAGAAGTCATGGGAATGGCCATTAATGGCAGTGTCCCGGGACCCACACTTACTTTTACTGAAGGTGAATATGCCGTAATATATGTAAAAAACGAGATGGATGAAGAAACTTCCATTCACTGGCACGGTTTGTTGTTGCCAAATTTTTATGACGGGGTTCCTTACCTCACCACTCCGCCCATCGCGCCTGGGGAAACACAGAAGTACGAATTTCCCCTGAAACAAGCCGGTACCTATTGGTATCATTCACATACCATGCTGCAAGAGCAGAGTGGTGTTTTTGGCTCTATCGTCATCCATCCCAAAGAAGAAACCCTGGCTTACGATAAAGAACTTGTCATAATGCTATCTGACTGGACAAATGAAAAGCCCATGAACGTACTCCGTTTTTTGAAACGAGGAACTGAATGGTACAATTGGCGAAAAGGTACGGCTACCCCCTTAAATCAGGTTATTGCCAGAGGTGCAATGGGAGCACAGTTAAATTTCTGGAGGCAGAGAATGGAAAGTGCAGACATTGCCGATATATATTATCCTGCCTTTTTAGTTAATGGTGAACAAGTTCAGGAATATCCCAATTTCAAACCCGGAGAAAAGGTTAGGCTTAGAATTATTAACGGGGCAGCTTCTACCTCGTTTTGGATGACGTTTGGTGGTGAAGAGCCGACCTTAGTTGCGGCCGATGGACTAAATGTTGAGCCGGTCAAGCGCAATAAAACATTTATTGCCATTGCGGAAACCTACGATTTTATTGTAAGTATTCCGGAAAGTGGAAAGATGGAATTTCGGGCCACCGCTCAGGATGGTTCAGGAACAGCCTCTGCTTTTTTGGGCCAAGGAGAAGTTTTAGCAGCCGAAGATGTTCCCCGCCCTGATAAAATAGGGATGATGATGCAAATGGCAAAAATGGACATGCGCATGGGGGCTCCTGCCCTAAAATTTAATCCTAAAAAGGACGATCCCCAAAAAATGATGGAGAACTGGGGAATGCAAATGAAAGGCGACAAAAACCCGGATAATGATATGCCGGGTATGAATATGGCCGGAAATAAGGAAGAGGTCTCCCAAATGGATCATTCCTCAATGGATATGTCTGATGATAAAAACTCCAAAATGGATCCGCCAAGTGCTCCCATGGCTGAAATGCCCGGGATGGAAAACATGGACATGTTTTCAGAATACAATTATAATTACCTCAAATCACCTAATAAAACGGTTTACGAAAAGGATGTTCCAGTCAATGAAATCCTGCTCAATCTTACTGGGAATATGAACCGCTACATCTGGAGCATGAATGGGATTCCACTGTCAGAAACTGACAAGATAAAAATCAAAGAGCGGCAAATTACCCGAATCACCCTCAATAACCTGACTATGATGCACCACCCTATGCACTTACACGGCCATTTTTTCCGTGTCATCAACGAAAACGGGGACTACTCGCCCCTGAAGCATACGGTGAATGTACCCCCGATGCAGAAAGTTACAATTGAGTTTTACGGGAACGAATATGGAGATTGGTTCTTTCATTGTCATCTTCTTTATCACGTGATGGGAGGAATGGCACGTGTAGTCAGCTATGATACCCCGGAAGACCCTAGAATGAAACCCTTTCCAATTTCCAAACTGATTCACGAAACCAACCGCTTCTATAGTTGGGGAATGGCAGATGTTGCTTCACATAATACAACCGTAAATCTGACCACCTCAAACATCCGCAATCAATTCAATTTATCAATGGAATACGGATGGAATCAGAACCTGGAAGCTGAATTTTCTTATGAGTATTATCTGTACGATTATTTGAGGGTTTTTGGAGGTATTAATGTTGAGAATACCACCAGGAATAGTTTGGATGATATGAAGACAATTGCCGTGGCTGGTATCCGGTGGTTTACACCTTATATGTTCAATGTTGACCTAAGGATAGATAATGAGCTTCGGCCTAGAATTGGAATCGGTCGATCGCTGATGATATTTCCGAAGTTATCAATTTTTGGCTATTACGAATATCAAATTGATGCAGGATTGGTAAACGGTCTGGAGGCCGGCCAAAATTACAAAGAAGAAATTGTATGGAGTGCCGGTGCACAATACATGCTTTCTAAGAATTTTTCACTGATGACAAGCTATGACAACCGCTTCGGAGCAGGGGGCGGATTATCTGTCATGTTTTAA
- a CDS encoding class I SAM-dependent methyltransferase, giving the protein MEIFFPMMMLFLTRLTVVWYFTNWMMKPRPHCFREIYRVLKPGGKLIIGDWGKAKNRWMRTVFYTVQLLDGFKTTTANVKGLLPDYIREAGFSDVQETGFINTRIGSFCYYEGTKSLKIKNQI; this is encoded by the coding sequence ATGGAGATATTTTTCCCTATGATGATGCTGTTTTTGACAAGGCTTACAGTTGTCTGGTATTTCACCAATTGGATGATGAAACCAAGGCCACATTGTTTCAGGGAAATCTACCGTGTATTGAAGCCGGGCGGCAAGCTCATCATTGGCGATTGGGGCAAGGCAAAGAACCGATGGATGCGCACAGTTTTTTACACCGTGCAGCTTCTGGACGGTTTCAAAACCACCACAGCCAATGTGAAGGGCTTGCTGCCGGATTACATCCGTGAGGCAGGGTTTTCGGATGTGCAGGAGACAGGCTTTATTAATACCAGGATCGGGTCATTTTGCTATTATGAGGGAACTAAATCATTGAAAATCAAAAATCAAATTTAA
- a CDS encoding heme-copper oxidase family protein, translated as MKNTLKAVVLVLFATATVSAHDGHKSKQDSTAQQADTVMNAHSTEEGHKDHTHTSEADSHDAHPQDAHHEKKVTADLADFPTIHPLIVHFAIVLLIVGAILAVVNIFFIKRELAWTAFAMVLVGFVAAYLAGRNFHPHTHGLTEHAKLVLEQHDFWADWTINLGFIGLLLQGINLFIFKSKRWAMAIVAVVLLSAAYAVAHAGHYGAQLVHIEGVGPEGKFLELEHDH; from the coding sequence ATGAAAAATACTCTAAAAGCAGTTGTACTGGTATTATTTGCTACGGCAACCGTATCGGCTCATGACGGCCACAAAAGCAAACAAGACAGTACCGCCCAACAAGCGGATACCGTGATGAATGCTCATTCCACCGAGGAAGGGCATAAAGACCACACCCATACCAGCGAGGCAGACAGCCATGATGCGCATCCACAAGATGCACACCACGAAAAAAAGGTCACGGCTGATCTTGCGGACTTTCCCACAATCCATCCGTTAATTGTGCATTTCGCTATTGTATTGCTGATTGTGGGAGCCATTCTGGCGGTCGTCAATATCTTTTTCATCAAAAGGGAATTGGCGTGGACAGCATTCGCTATGGTGCTGGTAGGTTTTGTAGCTGCCTACTTAGCTGGCAGAAACTTCCATCCGCATACTCACGGACTAACAGAACATGCCAAGCTCGTATTGGAACAACACGACTTCTGGGCTGACTGGACAATCAATCTTGGGTTTATCGGCCTGCTGTTACAAGGGATCAATCTATTTATTTTCAAATCGAAAAGATGGGCAATGGCTATTGTGGCAGTTGTGCTATTGAGCGCAGCGTATGCTGTGGCACATGCAGGGCATTACGGAGCACAATTGGTACACATAGAAGGTGTAGGTCCGGAAGGTAAATTTTTAGAACTGGAGCATGACCACTAA
- a CDS encoding nuclear transport factor 2 family protein, whose amino-acid sequence MKLKLLFLGLAAIVAVKTQAQQSDEINKVKQVLESYKQAIESLDTTGTGNLFVSQSIVIESGKVEGRYQDYLANHLGPELHHFESFKFSDYEVAIEVALPFAFATETYKYTIVLSKDKSVIERKGVATSILKKENGQWKIWQTHSSARKPQTNH is encoded by the coding sequence ATGAAATTGAAACTGCTTTTTTTAGGTCTTGCTGCCATAGTGGCCGTGAAGACTCAAGCGCAACAGTCGGATGAAATTAACAAGGTAAAACAAGTCCTGGAATCATACAAACAGGCCATTGAAAGCCTCGACACAACGGGCACAGGTAATTTATTTGTATCGCAATCAATTGTTATTGAATCAGGCAAAGTTGAAGGCCGATATCAGGACTATCTGGCCAACCACCTGGGCCCGGAGCTCCATCATTTCGAATCTTTCAAGTTTAGTGACTATGAAGTAGCCATTGAAGTCGCTTTGCCATTTGCCTTTGCTACTGAAACCTACAAATACACCATTGTGCTAAGCAAGGACAAGTCAGTTATTGAGCGAAAAGGAGTTGCCACCAGCATTTTGAAAAAAGAAAACGGTCAATGGAAAATATGGCAAACCCATTCATCAGCAAGAAAACCACAGACCAATCATTAA
- a CDS encoding 5-fold beta-flower protein, which produces MAQPSSKTEQRLIHINGKGEVSDDRGTKLGYISKEDIVFNNQGQKLGFIKNGKVYDAEGNSLGKAKKDGRYYNNDGVFILSTKTMGDKCEILDLEGHKKGTVHKNYKLHACAAHCFFLEQEMKKEEDK; this is translated from the coding sequence TTGGCACAGCCAAGTAGCAAGACAGAGCAACGCCTTATACATATCAATGGAAAAGGCGAGGTATCGGATGACCGGGGCACCAAACTCGGGTACATCAGTAAAGAAGACATAGTCTTTAACAATCAGGGTCAAAAACTGGGCTTTATCAAAAATGGTAAAGTGTATGATGCTGAAGGAAATTCCCTGGGCAAAGCCAAAAAAGATGGCCGCTATTACAACAATGATGGAGTTTTCATTTTGAGTACCAAAACGATGGGTGATAAATGTGAAATCCTGGATCTGGAAGGTCACAAGAAAGGCACGGTACACAAAAACTATAAACTACATGCGTGTGCTGCTCACTGTTTCTTCTTGGAACAGGAAATGAAAAAAGAGGAAGATAAGTAA
- a CDS encoding DUF3347 domain-containing protein encodes MIMLCLALVSWGANAQHDHAAHGAQTSSQTMEPMFKDKALGSSYTHYIHLKNALVASDFQQAKSASESLVKALHNVKGSDKVHIEAAKVAQAGSLENQRKAFTALSNEMATLVKGADISMGELYLEYCPMANGNTGGYWLSNEKDIRNPYFGDKMLKCGSVKETIN; translated from the coding sequence ATGATCATGCTATGCCTGGCTTTAGTAAGCTGGGGAGCAAACGCACAACACGACCATGCAGCGCATGGTGCACAAACAAGCAGTCAAACGATGGAACCAATGTTTAAAGACAAGGCATTGGGTTCTTCCTACACGCACTACATTCATTTGAAGAATGCTTTGGTGGCCTCTGATTTTCAGCAAGCAAAATCTGCTTCTGAATCTTTGGTGAAAGCTCTTCACAATGTAAAAGGAAGTGATAAAGTCCATATAGAGGCGGCCAAAGTTGCGCAGGCAGGTTCACTGGAAAACCAGCGAAAGGCTTTCACCGCCTTAAGCAATGAGATGGCCACTTTGGTGAAGGGTGCTGATATCAGCATGGGAGAACTCTATCTGGAATACTGCCCCATGGCCAACGGCAACACAGGAGGCTATTGGCTTTCCAATGAAAAGGATATCCGCAACCCCTACTTCGGTGACAAGATGCTGAAGTGCGGAAGCGTAAAAGAGACAATTAACTGA
- a CDS encoding potassium channel family protein, which produces MKLLKFIGQLVNKSSITILFISIVFLVYVLLMKYIDHSTRSIIILIPVLALCKVIFFTFFTFRKMQALMNRLAGISEVLLIFALLVVLMSFSFATDFSCLAEFDRQSFKGISDNTNMSSWKRLFDYFYLSVVTFTSLGYGDIVPLSIPAKLLVMMEVGLSFLLVIFGLSNIKLIQHKISNTIQ; this is translated from the coding sequence ATGAAATTATTGAAGTTCATCGGGCAATTGGTAAATAAATCAAGCATAACCATTCTGTTTATTAGTATAGTCTTCCTGGTTTATGTGTTATTAATGAAGTACATCGACCACAGCACCCGATCGATTATTATACTTATTCCGGTACTGGCTCTTTGCAAGGTCATTTTCTTCACCTTCTTCACCTTCCGAAAGATGCAGGCTTTGATGAACCGCCTTGCTGGAATCAGTGAGGTGCTTTTGATTTTTGCATTACTGGTAGTCTTAATGAGCTTCTCATTTGCAACAGATTTCTCCTGTTTGGCAGAGTTTGACAGGCAATCATTTAAAGGGATAAGTGATAATACCAACATGTCTTCTTGGAAAAGGCTCTTTGATTACTTCTATCTGAGTGTTGTCACTTTCACTTCCCTAGGATATGGGGACATTGTGCCTCTTTCTATTCCTGCCAAGTTGCTAGTCATGATGGAAGTAGGTCTAAGTTTCCTGCTCGTGATTTTTGGCCTTTCAAATATCAAGTTGATTCAACATAAAATATCAAATACAATTCAATGA
- a CDS encoding efflux RND transporter periplasmic adaptor subunit has translation MKEIFKNKKVLLIILMAVVLGGLMGWWIKPSSDHQDEEFHQHELSEDGQIWTCSMHPQIRLSEPGSCPICGMDLIPASSKRSAADANPMIHEMTPQAVAMANIHTSRVTGVSPEGELFLTGKVKADERQLASVTAKFPGRIEQLFVNFTGQVVRTGERLATIYSPELVTAQKELLEAASTKETYPQLYTAAREKLRLWKLNENQIDEIEKTGKVRDQFDVLSDKSGIVTQRNIAVGDYVNTGSILFDVVDLSRVWIMIDAYESDLPFVKIGDEVSFTAAGIPGQTFTAKVTYIDPVINPGTRAASVRAEANNRSGELRPEMFINARVKTTLRKGQSSLAIPRTALLWSGKRSIVYVKVQDSEFPAFEMREITIGSRMGEMYLVEAGLEAGEEIVTNGVFSIDAAAQLSGNYSMLMRPKTKTMEVPQSFRQQITALADAYFKIKDGLVADDTKATKSALSQLDLALGKVSMDGLKGKTHDHWMALKQQLAEAAKMMQGEETLVGLRQHFSMLSENMLEVTESFGLEKDKVFKDFCPMAFDNKGAFWLSETEEIRNPYFGESMLSCGEVKKTYLKGQKVFEEGGPAKQAAGGHNH, from the coding sequence ATGAAAGAAATATTTAAAAACAAAAAAGTCCTCCTTATCATACTAATGGCAGTAGTGCTGGGAGGACTGATGGGATGGTGGATAAAACCATCTTCAGACCACCAAGATGAAGAATTTCATCAGCACGAGCTGTCGGAAGACGGCCAGATATGGACATGTTCCATGCACCCACAAATCAGGCTCTCGGAACCGGGGAGCTGTCCGATTTGCGGAATGGACCTGATACCGGCATCATCCAAAAGATCGGCAGCAGATGCCAATCCGATGATACATGAAATGACCCCCCAAGCAGTGGCTATGGCCAATATCCATACCTCAAGGGTGACGGGAGTTTCCCCAGAGGGGGAACTTTTCCTCACAGGCAAAGTGAAGGCCGATGAACGCCAGTTGGCTTCCGTTACGGCAAAATTTCCCGGGCGAATAGAGCAGCTCTTTGTAAACTTCACAGGGCAGGTCGTAAGAACCGGGGAACGATTGGCCACCATTTATTCGCCTGAGTTGGTTACAGCCCAAAAGGAATTATTGGAAGCTGCCTCCACTAAAGAGACCTACCCCCAGCTCTACACTGCTGCACGTGAAAAGTTAAGGTTGTGGAAACTCAATGAAAACCAAATCGATGAGATAGAAAAAACAGGAAAAGTTAGGGATCAGTTTGATGTGCTTTCAGATAAAAGCGGGATCGTAACCCAGCGAAACATTGCAGTAGGCGATTATGTAAACACCGGATCCATACTGTTTGATGTTGTGGATTTGAGCAGGGTGTGGATCATGATCGATGCGTACGAATCCGATCTGCCATTTGTAAAAATTGGTGATGAAGTAAGCTTTACGGCTGCCGGGATCCCCGGACAAACATTCACAGCAAAGGTCACTTACATAGACCCGGTCATCAATCCCGGCACCCGGGCAGCCTCCGTTCGGGCAGAAGCTAATAACAGAAGTGGAGAACTGCGGCCTGAGATGTTCATCAATGCACGGGTAAAAACTACGCTTCGGAAAGGACAATCATCTTTGGCCATACCACGTACAGCTTTGCTTTGGTCAGGAAAACGATCCATTGTGTATGTAAAAGTGCAGGACTCAGAGTTTCCAGCATTTGAAATGCGGGAAATCACCATAGGTTCCCGTATGGGCGAAATGTACTTAGTGGAAGCTGGCCTTGAAGCTGGAGAAGAAATAGTAACCAATGGAGTATTTTCCATTGATGCTGCCGCACAGCTTTCAGGGAACTACAGCATGCTCATGCGACCAAAAACCAAAACTATGGAAGTTCCCCAGTCTTTCCGTCAACAAATCACAGCCTTGGCTGATGCATACTTCAAAATCAAAGATGGCTTGGTGGCGGATGATACAAAGGCTACAAAATCCGCCCTGAGCCAATTGGACTTAGCCTTGGGCAAGGTAAGTATGGACGGGCTGAAGGGCAAGACCCATGATCATTGGATGGCGCTGAAGCAGCAGCTGGCTGAGGCAGCCAAAATGATGCAGGGTGAAGAAACCCTTGTCGGCCTAAGGCAGCATTTCTCAATGCTCTCTGAAAACATGCTGGAAGTCACCGAATCCTTCGGACTGGAAAAAGACAAAGTGTTCAAAGATTTCTGCCCGATGGCTTTCGACAACAAAGGGGCTTTTTGGCTAAGTGAAACTGAAGAAATCCGAAACCCATATTTTGGTGAGTCCATGCTCTCCTGTGGTGAGGTAAAAAAGACTTATCTCAAAGGCCAAAAAGTTTTTGAGGAAGGAGGCCCTGCCAAGCAAGCAGCTGGTGGTCATAATCACTAA
- a CDS encoding TolC family protein, which translates to MRKLVIIALFCLGVQVPGLSQSLEEYLRIAAENNPELKAYFNDYSAALERVPQVGSLPDPELDMGFFLRPMEFPMGNQRAQLQLMQMFPWFGTLGARKDEASKMALARFELFQDVQNRLVFQVKNTWYRLYELEEEIRIVQENLDILNQYERLALIRFQSAGTSSGSGGMQRNASMKEESGSSSSGGMGNMGSGTNPGAKGASTAGRSTSSTSPSMGGGGSGMSDVLRVRMEIKELENTLALLLDSRFPLQAEFNQLLNRDINDKVTISDTLDDFPLNIARLALLDSITQNNPMLKMLDAEEEAYEAQKRMAKLEGRPMLGAGVTYMPFSPRTENGTPMGGDDMVMPMVRLSIPIYRKKYNALQKEAELRQTAVQQRRENTVNQLSTEWASAMRTLDDAQRRVRLYREQTDLARQTLNLLMISYSTEGREFEEVLRVQQQLLDYQLRWITAIVDQYTTLAVLENLAASNLN; encoded by the coding sequence ATGAGAAAATTAGTAATAATAGCGCTTTTCTGTCTGGGGGTACAGGTTCCCGGACTTTCACAAAGTCTGGAAGAATACCTTCGGATTGCCGCAGAGAATAATCCTGAGCTGAAAGCCTACTTCAATGATTATAGCGCAGCCCTGGAGCGTGTGCCACAGGTAGGCTCTTTACCCGATCCTGAACTGGATATGGGCTTTTTCCTGAGGCCAATGGAGTTCCCCATGGGAAACCAAAGGGCACAGCTCCAATTGATGCAAATGTTCCCCTGGTTTGGCACCCTGGGTGCCAGAAAAGATGAGGCCAGTAAAATGGCCCTCGCCCGGTTTGAATTATTCCAGGATGTCCAAAATCGACTGGTTTTTCAAGTAAAAAACACCTGGTACCGGCTTTACGAGCTTGAAGAAGAAATCAGGATTGTTCAGGAGAACCTGGATATCCTGAACCAATATGAAAGGTTGGCATTGATACGTTTTCAAAGTGCCGGTACAAGTTCCGGTTCAGGAGGTATGCAAAGGAATGCATCAATGAAGGAAGAATCCGGATCATCATCTTCCGGTGGAATGGGCAATATGGGCAGTGGTACGAATCCTGGTGCAAAAGGCGCATCTACAGCAGGCAGGAGTACATCTTCCACTTCTCCCTCAATGGGGGGTGGCGGATCAGGAATGAGCGATGTGCTTAGAGTAAGGATGGAAATCAAAGAATTGGAAAACACGCTGGCATTGCTATTGGATTCCAGATTTCCCTTGCAGGCTGAATTCAACCAGCTGCTCAATCGGGACATCAATGATAAAGTGACCATATCTGACACATTGGATGACTTTCCCTTAAACATAGCGCGGTTGGCACTATTGGACAGCATTACCCAAAACAATCCCATGCTGAAGATGCTGGATGCGGAAGAGGAGGCTTATGAAGCACAAAAAAGAATGGCCAAACTTGAAGGAAGGCCCATGCTGGGGGCTGGAGTTACCTACATGCCTTTTAGCCCACGAACCGAAAACGGAACGCCCATGGGCGGTGATGATATGGTGATGCCAATGGTACGCTTATCCATCCCAATTTATAGAAAAAAATACAATGCCCTGCAAAAAGAAGCAGAGTTGAGGCAAACCGCTGTGCAGCAAAGAAGGGAAAATACGGTCAACCAGCTTTCTACAGAATGGGCTAGTGCCATGCGCACCTTGGATGACGCCCAAAGAAGGGTACGCTTATACAGGGAACAGACCGACTTGGCCAGACAAACCTTAAATCTCCTGATGATTTCATATTCGACAGAGGGAAGGGAATTTGAAGAAGTCCTTAGGGTACAACAACAGTTGCTCGACTATCAACTCCGATGGATCACTGCAATTGTAGATCAATATACTACGCTGGCAGTGCTTGAAAACCTGGCTGCCTCCAATCTCAACTGA